The sequence acattcagggtggtgatcttgcagtctttgccaatatgcccagtccttttatatttttcgcagaccacgttgcagtacctggtgtgatgcttgtagcatctcttgcactgtggcagactacccttgtagttagagtttgagctaggattcgggttggggttgtttcccttgaaaccttcaTGTCTCTTTGCCAGGTTTTGATCATAGACCCTTCCCTTGTTGttttcccacttacgcttctcactactacccgatttggatttagccttttctggttcttggctggtgatttggttcatcagggtatgcgccatgcgcatagcttccgggatatcagctggttttgaagaggtgacatttccctgaatggacttggggagtccccagaaataccgttccattcgcttaaattcgggggtgaccattgtAGGACACATCAGATCTAATTCCAGATACCTTCGGTTATAACTATCAAGATCGTTTCCTACCACTTTCAGTCCCCAAAACTCagtttccatcttctgtatctccattctggggcagtactcttcgatcatagcccccttaaattcctcctacggggtagcatatgcctcatcaatacccttagcttgagcaagtgtgttccactagGTTAAGGtgccgtccgacagcgtacatgaggcatacttggttttgttcgtcttTGAGCAGTTGCTTACAGGGAACAcaacttctaatttctcaaaccacctagtcagtccaactggcccctcagtaccactaaaattgtggggcttgcagctctggaattccttgtatgtagacccgttatgattgtgctggataaccggtggagcttgggggttcatttccgcaatagctgcggctacccgttcggctatcatttcttcgatctgtgctgctgtgggcgttgatcttccgttggccattgatcttctaaacaaaaattttgactcaagtcaaaatcctgcattcaaataataatacagtgtatagtaaccaacatggaatcaacacaacacatgctaattaattaACGCAAATAGATTTCGATACCAAAAAATCATCATACAATAACGTAAATGGAACATCGTACAAAATTAAACaacccaaagttccattcattaattaaaagttgcatacatccgcataatgtTCGTtcaatacatgagtgaaacatgaaactacaaacgggattacataaagaaaccTAATACAAAAGCCTTATGGTCACGGTGGGTAAAgaatgtccattatgtgggacatctggtcctcgagctcagttacccgagcacgaagggtatccacctccctcgtcagttcctcgacatagagagaggctggtggagcaggcggtgctgatggtgcaggtggtgccggtggtacaTATGATGCTGGTGGagttggtggtgcagacggtccagcaccagaagtagatgctacgtaacggggagccttacgtatgaatggatcagtaggatacggcacaagccgcttacaggCGGTAACTCTAagcttcagtccatgtgcgttaacgaacgacctacctccgttaacccccggaataaaagtaccatcgaaacgataccacttcttcggcagggtagagggtggctgcacgggtgcctcctcagggtcctcatcggaatcctcatcgctggaatcgtcggatgttgagtcgtcagatgatgagtcgtcggaatcatcaGAAGGCGGATGTGCTCGGCcggtagtcatcagtcggtatcggccgggtggaatcggcacaacacgtccatcaggaaggcgtctaacccaatgattatgctcattacggaacggaacgtccccatattccccaggaatcacagcaccaccggaatggtgctgtggctccgagggtcttgggatgagtggagctggaatctccgatggatcctcatgtccgtctgagatgatcactgggtcgggtgcatggctactgtctccagaggacgaagcgccagaatcgctggagggtaaagaggacgggatctgtgTGTCGGTAGCAGTAGCAGgtgaggtggcggatgagtctgagtcgctctccaaaatgataacgggcgggatatccgacatctgaacaaagaaaaataactttttcaatgtcagtaagtcataaagcaagcacgtattaggcaaagtaactacgacagtctagatcatctgtagcagtaagtagcatggcaataacgacaagtatcatgcaatcgaaagcagatatttAGCACGcaatagtgaaatcatgtagtagcatacgacatatagcagtaaaagtaagcaacagcatgcagcaagttccgcagaaacaagtaaactagcaagttgtagattagtcctattagtgaatcctactcggtccggtctagactcactaatgcaacctaattccctacaaccaatgctctgataccaaatgtgacgccccgtacaaaaccatcgtgtacggatcatcaacaacaggatcattacaaggtcaaacactatatgcggttttaaaataagtttgcattcattaagACGGAGTaatgtcttaaccaacattaaaagttttacaaccgatagtatgcttctatgaatagaagcaattaataatagtacgtgacccaatggtcattacgaatacattgttcaaaagtaataaagtttgaaagcaaaataaacgtttcatgcgaagacatctctagtaagcgcagcgggagtctacaaagcatgacaactacagcggaagcaaacaaaccttaagcatctgagaaaaacatgcttaaaaccgtcaacacaaaggttggtgagctatagtttaagtataacagtaatgtaaggtaggccacgagatttcaatgtttcaaaacagtatgaaaagtatatgtataaccgtgggcacttggtaactaacttaacgtaaataacacccacTAAAAGtacacacttggcgagtgcgtaagtttacaaagtattaaacacccgttaaatgctagcgctactagcccgggtagagatgtcaaaccctatggatccatatctaagatttgcgttcaccggttcaaagaccaatgactaaacgttaccgagctaaggggaaagtttatgtcgtgccacacatatataaagtttaagtactcgtgcctagtatgtaaaacataaaatgtgcatgtattctcagtcccaaaatagttaaagtaaaaagggatgctataactcatagtggaaattagtaaaagtcgatacgcgggaatagtaagcatgtggttggtccggaaggtcctcaacctaagtaaaaagttactaattcagtaaatcgttcccaaaggtttaaaagtatgtaaattaggtcttaagtatcatcatcgttcatcattaatcaaaaagtgtaaagtaagtttcaatcaagaatagagtttgaaataaaggctgatttcgttcactcgccacgacctctatacaaactgaaatgaggtgagaccagtggtcatggctccgtatatgagtcccctagaggctgaccaatttataGAACCAAATTTGTTCGTTGTTTgatcgtggtgatggtttaagtgcgagtaggtcagaaatttcagcacaacgttaaaagggtgtagtgtctttcggatggccataaatcttaaaccgtaactcggataaagatgaggtctaaacgaaaaatcatctactcgaactgaactagttggaaatttccagtagcccaggttactgatcagttccagaaaacagtaagtaaggtgtttcggtgggttcttggtgcttgatgctcatcacggttctcatccttgatgcgtatagcttcaagtgttcaactcgttgatgtgtttgcatcatctttaccaagttttgaccatcataacactaatttaagtctaagatatgtagcacaactcacttaagagttgtaagtagtttgatgaaccaaagttacatcaagatcttagatccgacacatacatgatttctaatagtaatattaacttacaaacttgaaagtaaactaaataaacaagatcttaagttgaagaacttagatctaagctagatcttaaagatcctagactagaaagtctagatataGTGTTCTtaattagatcctaagttataagacttggatcttcactttaatgaaaccataagttatgaaacttagattttcaacttgtaaaatgtatataagcttataagctcttgtttacaacaaaattagaagaccattagctattaaaacttagatccaacacaagtgtatgaagttataactaaaaagttatacttccatgttcttgaacttataaagttaactttagtttcaagaaatacgaGATCAtgcttaactagtaatacttgaccaaataacagcaatcacgaatttaaaatacataaaatgaagagataaactaaatttacaagtaataagttcatggttgttcatacttaggaagattcaagccaaggcttggatctttaagaaagtaaaccttaagtttacaaacatgaacacaagtatgatttataaagctcatgaacttttctttttaacaagttttatggaggaaacaaaactataaacttgatcctctttggttcttgtatgttcttgtataaacaagataatatgaagaataaactagaaagtttgattcttaacaactagtaataaacaacaacaaacaacaagtaagtaacaacaaacaaagaacaagtaaattgatgatgatggtggcggttttgttaaaggaaaaagaagaagaaaaatgaaacatattacttacaatttgagagaaaagtgagagagaaagtGAAGTGTAAGTTTGTGTGTGTAAAAAAATGAAATGAAACTACCAAATAAGTaacaaagaaaattgaaaaatggaacTCCCTCCATCCACTCCAAAATCGACGGCCAAGTCCCAAAGTGGAAGGTCAAGACTCACTTTCTTGTGTTGGGAGGTGGTGAAAGCTAGAAATGGATTAAAGTTAAGTTACATGGGAGCTTGGTgcaagcatgcttgtgacaagtctcttcatacttaagttaattaatctaagtttaagccttaataagtcattagcataatagtgggctaacaagtccattaagaaagtagggtgggcttccaagtccattaacattaattaaggcccaagtccaagtaagtaacaaataaataaatatagcccaagtaattaactagttactttagttaattaaaaataattaattatgaatgtaaataatattcaaaaatattattcgtgaaaagtatgtgcgtcacaaagacaagtcgggccatgtaaagtcaaatatggtaacaagtaaatgtataaaaatacatttattaaagcgcaagtattaataataaattattaataataaaagttggaaaaccCAGGGTCGTTACAGCCGGTCTAATCgacaccttgaagaatttccctttcaatttaagGGGTATTTTCTTGTCGCACAAAACCCCTTTCGCAACTCTCTACTTCAACCATCCCACCTTTATATGGTGGGTCACATCatcatctatccttcccgatttgtgCAGCATCGAGCCTAAGTATCTAAAGCAATCATGTGGAAGTAGGACCTGGTCCCCAGTACGGACATCCATTGTAACATTCTGATCTTCTTCGACCCTCCCGAAGTCACATCTAAGATATTCCGATTTATTTCTACTAATCCGAAGTCCATTTTGTTCAAAGGCATTCCTCCATTGCTCCAGCCTTCCATTTAACTCATCTTGGGATTCCGAAAATAATACAATATCATCAGCAAAAATCAAGCACCAGGGGATACTCTCTTGTATCCCTTGAGACAACTCATCTAAGACCAAAGAGAAGAGAAAAGGGCTAAGGtcaaatgtaacgaccctggaatttccaacatttatttattaataattactattattaatacgtgtgattaaacgaatgtacgttattacatttacatgttgctatgattgcccgtacttgacttttaagtgcccgaaacgtctttgtgacacccggaactttcacgaataatatttttagatattatttacattcaagattaaatttattaatcattttaattaactaaggctattagttagttacttgggctttaattggtttaacttgtgatttatttgaacttgggctttgttagtgtaatggactcatgttattggacttccaagcccaccctacattattaatggaccctttagcccactctttcaaagtgtaagtaataCTTGAACCTTAACTAGTTAGTTTGGAAGACATGAAGAATCTGgttaccataatccccatgcataaccattctttatccaacttttgaagctttacttgcaagtgaccacaAAACTAATCCCTCCCCCTCATTTTTCTGCTGTAAAACCGTGGGCCTTATGGCCATGGAGGGAGTTCTTTTGGTTCATTTTTGTATTACTTCATCACTTgtattttctctcattcaaacacacacacatacttgcttccattttctctcttttctctagttcttgtaagtaaacttgaagctttttcttcctttcttttcttGGTAAAACCAAATTACAAACACCCttagatcatcatcatctttgttctttgttgttaattgtttgtaGGTGTTAGTTGTTGTTaccttgttactttgttacttacttacatatacaagaatcaaactcattagtttcattcttcataatatcttgtatttatcaagaacacaagaacataaacttactagtttatgattctacttttattgtttcaaaagtttgtaagttcatagttgttaaattcatgcttgtagttcatgaagtaaactttaaagtttactttctaaagatcaaactttggtttgaatctttaaagtatgaacaaccatgaaccttttcttgtttatttaagtttacttcttcaatttatgcactttaatttcatgtagttagtttatatggtcaagtactacaagttagtcttgatctcatatctcttgaacaaattaagttaaccttggaagttcaagaacacacaaataagttttctttaaatataactttggatctagacttttgagtcttggatcttcaagatcaaactaagaactatgttctactacttatgatcttgattagttagttaactttcaagtttatagttcaatatttcttttaaagttcatgtatgtgttagatctaagactttgatgtaactttggttcatcaaacttcatacaactcttaagtgagttgtgcttcatgtcttagacttgcacattggttatgatggtcaagacttggttaagatgatgtagatacatcaatgagttgtacacttgaagctatatgcatcaaggatgagaaccgtgacgaacatcaagcaccaagaccaccggaacccttttaaactcactgttctgtccaaaagctactggtctggtgattctgtaacagaccagtagacctgggctgttctaaccttgatttttagatagatcttttctagtagataacttttcatataggactcgtcttaatccgagttacggtttaggatttatggccctccgatcgttactatgtcctttaacgttgtgcagaaatttatgacctactcgcacttagaccgtcgccatggtcaaaccaagatgattttgcttctgtaaattttaccacacttaagggactcatagacggagccatggccactggtctcaccttaattcagtaagggtagaggccgtggtgactgactgaatccagactttgttgaaaactactttcataaacgaaacttactttacgccttttgtttaatgatgaatgatgatgacccttaagaacttaaatacatacttttaaacctattaagacgatttactgacttagtactatttgacttaggttgaggactttcggaccgtttacttgcacacctttaccggaccgactttacgactacattatcattgtgagttatagcattccctttttattttaacttattttgggaactgagaatacatgcggattttatgttttacatactaggcacgagtacttaaacttatatatgtgtgggttatataacggcagaaacattccctttagctcggtaacgtttaatcattggtttttgaaccatgaacgcgaatcttagatatggatccatagggtttgacatccccactcgggctagtagcgctagcatttaacgactgtttaatacttcgtaaacatacgcacttgccaagtgtactttcagggggtataaacgttaagttagttaccaagtgcccacggttaacatatactttatcatactgttttgaaacgctctttgtagcactgaaatctcgtggcctaccttacttactgttatacttaaactatagctcaccaacctttgtgttgacttttttaagcatgtatttctcaggtgcttgtggttgcttccgctgtcttacttgttgtgctgtagacacccgctgcttagagttgtccacgcatgaactactttactttgcattcaaacattcgtacttttgaattatgacttgtaacgaccatttggggtcacgtacacttaattattgcttctacttagtgaagcatacttttggaatgtaaaactttcgatgttggtttgacatcacttttaattatgaatgcaaactctttttgaaaacgcatatagtacttaaccttgtaatgatcctgttgttgatgattcgtacacgatggttttgtacggggcatcacatcaaATCCTTGATGTAAACCTACTTCTACTGGGAAATAATCCGTGTTTCCTA comes from Rutidosis leptorrhynchoides isolate AG116_Rl617_1_P2 chromosome 4, CSIRO_AGI_Rlap_v1, whole genome shotgun sequence and encodes:
- the LOC139842021 gene encoding uncharacterized protein, producing MKLWERSIETRHRREIKVPENKFGFMPGCSSMEAIHIIRSLMEKYREKQKNLHIAFLDLEKSYDSVPHELIWKTLNGRDELSQGIQESIPWCLIFADDIVLFSESQDELNGRLEQWRNAFEQNGLRISRNKSEYLRCDFGRVEEDQNVTMDVRTGDQVLLPHDCFRYLGSMLHKSGRIDDDVTHHIKVGWLK